The following are encoded together in the Thunnus thynnus chromosome 15, fThuThy2.1, whole genome shotgun sequence genome:
- the LOC137198617 gene encoding activating signal cointegrator 1 complex subunit 2-like yields the protein MQRSSVHRTLFLTFLRMATHKESKENIFNQQPSYYSDLDETVPIYRPAARTIPRHCRRRRQSRSLCSRYPEICSPTEGLGVTDSRMK from the exons ATGCAGCGCTCTTCTGTCCACAGGACGCTCTTTTTGACCTTCCTCAGGATGGCCACACATAAAGAATCAAAAG agaacATCTTTAACCAGCAGCCATCCTACTACAGTGACTTGGATGAGACGGTACCCATTTACAG GCCTGCTGCAAGAACCATCCCGAGACACTGCAGAAGACGAAGACAAAGTCGAAGCTTGTGTAGCAGATACCCTGAAATATGCTCCCCCACAGAGGGACTCGG AGtcacagacagcaggatgaaGTAG